A region from the Engraulis encrasicolus isolate BLACKSEA-1 chromosome 18, IST_EnEncr_1.0, whole genome shotgun sequence genome encodes:
- the LOC134469333 gene encoding ankyrin repeat and SOCS box protein 2-like: protein MAAASLARRATMLDVVYEDYTAYGHLTDDELLQMAIERSLSEDQQGPSEYAQASFIPASEPPKEEDIPTEARQVYAAGQNAALQTQRAAAAENPEVNPSRVLNTFDEERVRLLEWKKRYGNEDLVKKTAIHAPSIKAAIWNDDAKTFKQILMTEPAESLNKPNEEGWIHLHEAAYYNAVECLKLLLQAFPDLVNKRNDKNQTPLLVAVGYKNLACVKVLIDAGGDPNIANRTGETAVYKACEKGTEEILDAVLKAGGNPCRADIERNTPLHEAVNNKNINMVKMLVEAGAKTSTTDSYGVEPLFTAAQCGAADVLNYFIKLGGNINTQANDGATALYEASKNGHEECVKILLSKRADVNRTTKLGLTPLHVASKNGHVNVVLLLLPLTNRGMITRSGISPLHLAAESNQDKVLEILIQEGFDVNMQLSTEYSKMYEDRPSTALYFAVKASNVEAASMLLEASANPNLDVFNPLLVAVRKDNMEMASLLVEYGANVNASMPTYPTTFPAAMLFCMRHRNMFKMLLDNGLDADACFDCVYGNNTHPPVKIHRSSRDNLYLHGLMAPHTSTAQFCEVMADPLNSPWVGMILDMLLDYTGHVKLCSRLSNLLDNISNGQSIKDKAKPPFSLLHLCRVDIRKQVGHQRLRQMTSLPLPKRLIRFLFHDNSESENLSQCGC, encoded by the exons ATGGCTGCAGCAAGCCTTGCTAGGCGGGCGACTATGCTTGACGTTGTGTATGAAGACTACACTGCCTATGGCCACTTGACTGATGATGAGCTACTGCAGATGGCCATTGAACGCAGCCTGTCTGAAGACCAACAAGGCCCCTCGGAATACGCTCAAGCAAGTTTCATACCAGCATCCGAGCCacccaaagaggaagacatacCCACAGAAGCCAGGCAGGTGTATGCAGCCGGACAGAATGCTGCTCTGCAAACACAGAGAGCTGCGGCCGCTGAGAACCCAGAAGTCAATCCTTCCAG GGTACTTAATACATTCGATGAAGAGAGGGTGAGGCTACTGGAATGGAAGAAACGATATGGAAATGAAGACCTAGTCAAAAAAACAGCTAT TCATGCACCATCCATAAAGGCAGCTATCTGGAATGATGATGCCAAAACATTCAAACAAATATTAATGACAGAACCTGCTGAGAGTCTGAACAAACCAAACGAAGAGGGCTGGATACACTTACATGAGGCTGCATACTACAATGCAGTGGAATGTTTAAAGTTGCTTTTACAAG CCTTTCCGGATCTAGTCAACAAACGCAATGACAAGAACCAAACGCCTCTCCTTGTGGCTGTCGGTTATAAGAATTTGGCCTGTGTCAAGGTTCTCATTGACGCTGGTGGAGACCCTAACATAGCCAACAGAACAGGAGAGACAGCCGTCTACAAAG CTTGTGAGAAGGGCACTGAGGAGATACTTGATGCTGTTCTAAAAGCTGGCGGGAACCCCTGCAGGGCAGACATTGAGAGAAACACACCTTTACATGAGGCAGTGAATAATAAAAACATCAATATGGTTAAAATGCTAGTGGAGGCTGGAGCAAAGACGTCGACTACGGATAGCTATGGCGTTGAGCCACTGTTCACAGCAGCTCAGTGTGGAGCCGCAGACGTGCTGAACTACTTCATAAAACTAG GTGGAAATATTAACACGCAGGCCAATGATGGGGCAACAGCTTTGTATGAAGCGTCTAAGAATGGCCATGAGGAGTGTGTAAAGATATTGCTGTCCAAGAGAGCCGATGTAAACCGAACAACCAAATTAGGCTTAACTCCTCTACATGTTGCTTCAAAGAATGGACATGTGAA TGTGGTGTTGCTACTGCTTCCTCTGACCAACAGAGGGATGATAACGCGCAGTGGCATCAGTCCACTGCATCTCGCAGCCGAAAGCAACCAAGACAAGGTCCTGGAGATTCTCATCCAAGAAGGCTTTGACGTCAACATGCAGCTATCGACCGAATATTCAAAGATGTACGAGGACCGCCCCAGCACGGCACTGTACTTCGCAGTGAAGGCAAGCAACGTTGAAGCGGCCTCCATGCTGCTTGAAGCCAGCGCAAACCCTAACCTGGACGTCTTCAACCCTCTCTTGGTCGCCGTGAGAAAAGACAACATGGAGATGGCGTCTCTGCTGGTCGAGTATGGTGCCAACGTGAATGCTTCCATGCCAACATATCCAACCACCTTCCCAGCCGCTATGCTCTTCTGCATGAGGCACAGAAACATGTTTAAGATGCTGCTTGACAACGGGCTGGATGCTGACGCCTGCTTCGACTGTGTCTATGGGAACAACACGCATCCTCCAGTCAAGATACACCGCTCCTCTAGGGACAATCTGTACCTGCATGGGCTGATGGCCCCTCATACGTCAACTGCACAG TTTTGTGAGGTGATGGCGGATCCTCTCAACTCACCTTGGGTGGGAATGATACTCGATATGCTCTTAGATTACACTGGCCACGTGAAACTCTGTTCAAGACTCTCAAACCTCCTGGACAACATCAGCAATGGCCAGTCCATCAAGGATAAAGCAA AACCACCATTCTCCCTTCTACACCTGTGCCGTGTGGATATCCGCAAGCAAGTGGGACATCAGCGACTGAGACAAATGACTTCTCTACCTCTGCCCAAACGTCTCATCAGATTTCTCTTCCATGACAACTCTGAGTCTGAGAATTTGTCGCAATGTGGCTGTTAA